The genomic segment gttgagggcccccattgcagtattcatacaagtcagtgaacaaatccattacacagaaaaggttTCCCTgcgtactcctcctatatatacacatacacacacacacaaatatatatatatatatatatatatacacatatacacacatatatatatatacacatatacatatatatacacacatatacacatatatatatacacatatacatatatatacacacatatacatatatatacacacatatacatatatatatacacacacacatacatacatacacatgtgcgcacacatacatacacacacacattacacacatatgcacacatatattctcattttggtggggaaaaaggagtaagtgagcgaataaagaataacaactaagtaaaataaaatccacattataataagtatttctcgagataggtatatcaccgtctacttttgcttccgtttagcttctcaacattttttaagttagccaaaccttatggctcttctgaagggggtgaggactgtctttgggaaactcccagtctcttcctgatatatttctctcggcctcctcccgtctcctgccttctcgattctcgcagtatttcccaagcggagcgggataatttcTGAGTCAGGCTTtccttcgttttggtcatgctgacgggcaaccctctggccttcatgtctgtagttgcctcttccactgtctggtacaaccacgtcccgttgtcataaaaaaCTCGAAGTTTAGTAGGGTACGGAGTtcgaaatctaatcttattttgatttaatactcgctttacttcagagtattctttgcgtttctggaggaccgtgGGGGGGATAATCttgatcaaaatatattaatttatcctctaaaaacaccctcttcttaccccaggcccttcgtagaatctccgccttggtgctgtaccaaaggaatttaattattattgagcttggctttctatcctgggtagcttttgggactaacgcgcagtgggctctttcgacttccagcttcatagccgggggaagctccagtgcgtcccgcagtaactttccgacaaactctgtcatagacgagccctccgctccttcgggaacgttatagattctgatatttttccgccgtgatcttccctccaggtcaagcagtttaccttcttggtgatttagtatttttattgtcttactcagtatctgttccatgttttgaatgcgatcttccaccttctcaattcgagtctctgccaccgctattttttgattgtcgctggcgagctctgacttaatatcacagaGTTGCTGctttatatcagaatcagaatttacttgccaagtacctatgcacatacaaggaatttacttccggcagatgttgtctctctgctcataacaataataatgataaatataaatgaaaatatagattatacatacaggtagtgcaatccaagtaatagttagccgacagttaaccggcaaagtgaccgcagtagggaaaaaactcctccagtgcctattagtcttagtctggagggatctgaagcgcctaccagacggaagcagatcaaacatccgtgcgcaggatgggaggagtcctttatgatgttccctgccctcttcttcaacctggaagagtacaggtccacaatagagggcagggaggctccaatgatgcgctcggcagtcctcactgtgcgctgtagtctggttctatcctgcttggtggcggctccaaaccacacaatgatggaggtgcacaggacagactcaatgactgcagtgtagaactgcagcagcaattcctgaggcagaccgtatttcctcaagagccgcaggaaatacatctgcTGCtaggccttcttcaggatggaactgatgttctgctcccacttcagatcctgagagatggtggttcccaggaacctgaagttctccacggtggacacagggctgctgaggactgtgaggggagacatagcggggggatgtctcctgaaatccactatcatctcctttgtcttgagcgtgttcagctccagattgttctgacTGCACCAGagtgccagttggtccacctgctgtcgataagcagactcatcactattctggatgagtccgatgacggtagtgtcgtctgcaaacttcaaaagcttcacataggggttggaggaggtgcagtcattggtgtagagggagaacagcagtggagagaggacacacccctggggggcaccagtgttggtgattcgaatatccaaggtgacctgtcccatccttacctgctgacttctgttggtcaggaagctgtaaatccaatcgcagaggtcaggtggcacagtaaggtgagacaatttggagcagagggtatgagggacgatggtgttaaacgccgaactgaaatccacaaacagcatccgagcataggtcccaggatgatccagatgttgcaggatatagtgcagtcccaggCTGACTGCATCATCTACTGACCTAAatgcccggtaggcaaactgcaggggatccaccaggctgctggtgagggtcttcaggtggttcaacaccaagcgttcaaaggatttcatgactacagatgtcagtgcgacaggtctgcagtcgttcagtcctgtgatggtgggtttcttggggaccgggatgatggtagagcactTGAAGCAATTCACTAGTGGGATTCTTCATGAAGATCCTGACATTGTAAGTCTTAAACTTCAGACTTAGAAGTGGAAGTTAATGTGGGATAGCTGATGTACGCAGACTTTATGCTACCTTAACTGGACACTGTGTTGACATTATTATAGACTCACTGGTGGGCACCTGCCTTAGGCAGCACTGAGTACAAATGCGCTCACTACATATCGAACACCAGTTGAACCACACTTGGAAGTACTGCGCACAGTTCTGGTCTTCCTGCTATAGAATAtggaaaagttttttaaaaaaaagtttaccAGGATGGTGCATGGAATAGAGGGTAGAGCTATAAGGGACGGTTGGCCAAAGTTCAGCTTTTCTTCCTATAGTGCCAGAGGCTGAGAGGAGTCCTGACAGAAGTTACAAAAATTAAGAGAAGCTTAAGCAGGGTAAACAATTTTTtctccagggtagaaatgtcgaacaccagaggacataattttaaggttagAGGGGGAGGTTTAAcagggatgtgaggggcaagtattTTTTTAAACGTAGAGAGCGGGAAGTACCTGGAATAGTATCAGGACACTGAAGCATCGACCCAATCACAGaccaagtactgtgcacactgtgatatttactgagtagcaaatccagaggggcaacaaagtcagcatcaaagttcaggcagagataaaaaaaattccagagaaatcaaaaaaccagaatcaggaaacaggcagagtcgatattcagatggacagagtTCCGATACGAATGCTGGGAAgtctcaggaaaactcactggcacaatctggtaacaaacaggtgaaaacagagGACTGAAAttcactgagcaataaacagagaggcagctgataggtggaacacaatgagacacaggtggcagcaaaacaggtaataatcagaaacaggtgagaggcagagtactcagtaatacaggggccggagtagagcaggagcacatggcaatacaaaaccacaaacTAACGGataggggaaaacacacaaaaaaaattcaactggaggtactgacaaatAGTTACCAATAGTGGTAGTGGCATCAGCCAGTTTGGTGGAGTTAAAGAGACTCTAGAGTTTTAGGTAGtcacatgaatatgaagggagTTCAGGGATATAGATGATGCACAGAAGgagagcattgagtataaaacGGCACCAAGATGGTTACAACATTGTGGACCCAATAACTTATGCAGGGCTGCACTGCACAGTCCCATGTATGCCCAACAGACTGACAGTCTGTTTCAAACTCTATTACAAGAAgacttcaagaatcactagattcttgaatgattccagaagactggaaaattgtaaatgccaCCCACTCCTTAAGGAAGGGAAGCAAAATACAAGaaattgatagagtggacgtgatAATATATCGACCATGATGGAGTAGCGGAgtggactcagtgggccaaatggcctaattctgctcctgtgtcagaAGGACTGATGAGATTAACAAGAGAAGGCGCAAGGATGTACTCAAAGCATCCCTGAAAATAGCCATGTCCTCACCCTTCCTGGTGTTCTCATCAGAGACATCGTTTTCAAGATGTGCTTGAGAATTTTGTgaccttcagcaggactgtgtAGGTGGTGGGCCACCTTACAAAACCAGCTCCCGCATTATACTCCATCTACAACAGAACGGATGACCCCACCCACAAGAGCCTCATCAGCCACTTTGGAAGCAAGTAATCCTCAATCCTGGGAGACTGCTTGTAAATTCAAAAAATGTCTCCATTTACAGTACGACCACACAACCGACATGCATAAGTAGATAAACAGCAATTACAAAAAACAAGcaataataagaaataataaataatatccaAAACATGAAttgtcgagtccttgaaagtgagtccataggttgtgggacagttccgtgttgaggtgagtgaagttatattTAAGATTAGGAtacagggatgtctcagatttgTGCTCAGTGTCTTTTCTGCTGGGAAAACAAACTGAAGATTCCAAATAACGGTTTCACTTCTGGGGCTGTTCTTAATAAAAACTAAGTTATCAGTTACCAAAATCTGATTTCCAAAATAAGAATCAGCTTACCTCAATTTTCCTTGTGGAAAATCGCAGAACTGGTTTTAATTTCACCACATCGTAGTGTGATCTTGTTCCACGGACCCTCTAAATAATctctaaatgggggggggggcggggcacCACTTTAAAAGAAACCAGGAATGATTGCCAATGCTGCATGTTGTTTCTGGGACCGGAAGTGTTAATTTTCCGAACATTGCGCATCATCTTGCTTCTAGGTGAAGTGCGAACGGGTCGGGGATCAGTGCAAGTGCCGGCTGGCTATTTGATCTCCGCCCCGCCCCGCCCCGCAGCTCGTGTCAATGGGGTTCGCTGCGAGAATCCAGTGCCGCTCGGAGTTACCAGTCTGAAGCTTCGAAGGCTGAGGAATGAGGGTGAACCGCAGGGTCCAAGCCGGTGGCTTGGCTCTGGTAGGGCTGGCTGTAGGCTGCGTCTGGATCTACGAGAATCATTTGGGCCAAAGCGGGAACGGAGTAAGGGTCCCTGTCCGAGTGATCGAGAGCGGAGTTCCTGGCTGGAACCTGGAACCGGTCTGTGATTCTTACTTCCAGGGGGAAAATGTCTTTCTTTGGGAAAGGAGACAGGCTGCACAGTCATCTGATGCGGGAGAAGGGGATCCTGCGGCGAACTACTGTCAGCGCCTGCAGTCGCTGCTCCATTACCACCGGAGCCCGCTAACAGCGGAGGAGACCGACTTTCCCCTCGCCTTTATCATCGCTGTGCACAAGGAATTTGACACGTTCGAGACTCTCTTCAGGACCATCTACCGCCCCCACAACCTCTACTGCATCCATGTCGACGAGAAGTCGCCCGCGGATTTTCAGAGGCGCCTGCACCTTCTGCAAACCTGCTTTGCCAACGTCTTCCTGGCTTCCAGGATGGAGCCCGTCGTCTACGCCGGCATATCCCGCATGGAAGCCGACCTCAGGTGCATGACCGACCTCCTGCAGTTGAAATCGGGCTGGAAGTACGTCATTAACCTGTGCGGtcaggattttcccttgaagacTAACCTGGAGATCATTCGTCACCTTAAAATTTTCAAAGGAAAAAACATTACTCCTGGCGTTTTGCCTCCGGAGCACGCCAAAATGCGCACCAAGTTCGTATTCAAGCAGATCTTGTCTCCCAATAATTCCCACGTAGTCAAAACTAAGGAACTTAAATCTCCCCCTCCTCACAACATAACTATTTATTTTGGATCTGCATATTATGCCCTGACAGTGGAATTCGTAGAATTCATTTTGAAAGACCAGAGGGCCCTGGATTTATTACAATGGTCGAGAGACACCTACAGTCCTGATGAACATTATTGGGTAACCTTAAACAGGATGCCAGGTAGGTTCCATGTCTCCAATTTTCACGACCAGAAAGAGTTAGTTTAGGGTTTTGACCAGCGAGGACAGGTTCCAATCTTAACAGAGATGGTTtcaaaatctggtttaatatcaccagcatctgTAATGCAATTTGTTAactctgcggcagcagtacaatgcaatacatacctgatactaggggtgattgataagttcgcggCCTAAGGTAGgactcaattttagaaaacctagcacatttatttttcaacatagtcccctcctacatttacacacttagtccagcggtggtCAGTATACGGAGCATAAGTtggtggtctaaggtagaaggagatgagttatacagctctccttacatgcacatgcagttcaactctgagtgattatgcagaaagtttgaattgTACCTTAGAATTCTGTTTGAATTCTCCTActgtaggccacgaacttatcaatcactcctgatgAGTAATTAACTTCAGACTTTTTGcatactgtcgatgcaatgctcctcagacaggatgaagaggtcaatactccccaatgccattaggctttacaattcaactgccaggacttaagaacttttttttaaagctattattaatgctttttgagttagtgatttagatgcatatcatattattactgagttaagtattgtatgtaatgagtttttgctacaacaagtgtatgggacattggaaaaaatgttgaatttccccatggggatgaataaagtatctatctatctatctatctatctaaatgtactaggttttctaaaattaactcCTGCTAATTTAGGCCAcgtacttatcaatcacccctcgtaatagAGAGAAGTAAGCCGAATTGCAGTAAATATATAATAGCTAAAATTAAAGAATGCAAAAACAAGTAGAAATAAAACAATTTGTGAGTTAGTGTCTAttatttcaatgtccattcagaaatcagatggcagaggggaagaagctgcttctgaatcactgagtgtgtgtcttcgggcttctgtacctccttcctgatgggagcaatgagaagagggcatgttctgggtgatggggtccttaatgatgggcgccacctttttgaggcactgctccttgatgtcctggatgctacatagggtggtgcccatgaaggagctgactaATTCTAAAACTCACTGTagtttacttcaatcctgtgtaggaacccccccccccccccccaatactagacagcgatgcagcctgttaaaatgttctccatggttctGTCTGTTTAGGTACCGTACCCAATGCGGACGTTGGTGACCATGGTTTTCCTTACAGATCTATCCCTTGTTCTTTGGATGACTTTCATTTCCTTGATGTGTAGCCACCTGGCTAGGTTTTTGATGTACATAAGCCGAGGTCTTCCTCTCGGTTTGCTCCCCTCGATCTTTCCAGAGAGTGTGCATTTTGCTAGTTCATCTTTCCACATGATGTGTCCTAGGAATCTGAGTTGTCTTATTGTTGGTCTGAGTGATCTAACTGCTTGGGCtcttctgagaacttcttcatcTGATGTGTGTGTAGCCAGtgatatttttaacattctcctgtagaaccataactcagctgcttctagtctcttttccattgctggggaaatggtCCAGCATTCACTTCCATTAGTCAGGATAGAATAAATGTAGCACTGCAGTATTCTGTTTTTAGTGTACATGCTCATCTTTCTGTCTGTTAATATGATCTTCATTTTCTGGAAAGCTTCTTTCACCATTGCTATTCTGTATTTGATATCTGTGTCGCACCTGCCATCACTTGTTATCTGGCTGCCAAGATATCTGAATTTGTTGATCTTGTCATACTTTGTCTTCTTGGTGTTGATTGAGAGGCCTCTGCGATTACTTTCTACTGCCACTATAGTGAGTAGTTCTTGAAGTTTTGTTTCTGTGACGGCTGTTAGTACAATGTCATCAGCATATCTGATGTTATTTATATTATGGCCTCCAATTGTGAATCCTTTGATGGATATCTTGTCCTCTCAAATATCTTGACTTCTCAAGATATTTTCACTATACAGGTTGAATAAGTTGGGTGAAAAGACACAACCTTGCCTGACTCCTCTCATGAtattcacacactcactcacttctCCTATTCTGATGGGTGCTGTCTGGTCCCAGTATAGGTTTCTTAAGAAAAGTATACCTTTCCcatctgcaaagagagtttagggagttaggtgcaaagttgaaggacaggacctccagggttgcaatctcaggattgctccccatgcctcgtgctagtgaggctagaaatcagaagataatgcagctaaatatgtggcaggagggagagcttcatgtttctggacaattgggctttgttccagggaaggtgggacctgttctaacaggatggtttgcacctgaactggagggggactaacatccttgtgggtaggttagctagtgctgctccaggggtttaaactagattttcaggggagaggggaaccagaag from the Hemitrygon akajei chromosome 20, sHemAka1.3, whole genome shotgun sequence genome contains:
- the LOC140713632 gene encoding N-acetyllactosaminide beta-1,6-N-acetylglucosaminyl-transferase-like isoform X2, which translates into the protein MRVNRRVQAGGLALVGLAVGCVWIYENHLGQSGNGVRVPVRVIESGVPGWNLEPVCDSYFQGENVFLWERRQAAQSSDAGEGDPAANYCQRLQSLLHYHRSPLTAEETDFPLAFIIAVHKEFDTFETLFRTIYRPHNLYCIHVDEKSPADFQRRLHLLQTCFANVFLASRMEPVVYAGISRMEADLRCMTDLLQLKSGWKYVINLCGQDFPLKTNLEIIRHLKIFKGKNITPGVLPPEHAKMRTKFVFKQILSPNNSHVVKTKELKSPPPHNITIYFGSAYYALTVEFVEFILKDQRALDLLQWSRDTYSPDEHYWVTLNRMPGHYTRHICIFGPGDLKWLNEKNALFANKFELHSYPPTVECLEYRIFNRMLRQNIFSLQ
- the LOC140713632 gene encoding N-acetyllactosaminide beta-1,6-N-acetylglucosaminyl-transferase-like isoform X1, coding for MRVNRRVQAGGLALVGLAVGCVWIYENHLGQSGNGVRVPVRVIESGVPGWNLEPVCDSYFQGENVFLWERRQAAQSSDAGEGDPAANYCQRLQSLLHYHRSPLTAEETDFPLAFIIAVHKEFDTFETLFRTIYRPHNLYCIHVDEKSPADFQRRLHLLQTCFANVFLASRMEPVVYAGISRMEADLRCMTDLLQLKSGWKYVINLCGQDFPLKTNLEIIRHLKIFKGKNITPGVLPPEHAKMRTKFVFKQILSPNNSHVVKTKELKSPPPHNITIYFGSAYYALTVEFVEFILKDQRALDLLQWSRDTYSPDEHYWVTLNRMPDAPGSMPEAGWKGNLRAIKWSNLKDHDGCHGHYTRHICIFGPGDLKWLNEKNALFANKFELHSYPPTVECLEYRIFNRMLRQNIFSLQ
- the LOC140713632 gene encoding N-acetyllactosaminide beta-1,6-N-acetylglucosaminyl-transferase-like isoform X3, with amino-acid sequence MRVNRRVQAGGLALVGLAVGCVWIYENHLGQSGNGVRVPVRVIESGVPGWNLEPVCDSYFQGENVFLWERRQAAQSSDAGEGDPAANYCQRLQSLLHYHRSPLTAEETDFPLAFIIAVHKEFDTFETLFRTIYRPHNLYCIHVDEKSPADFQRRLHLLQTCFANVFLASRMEPVVYAGISRMEADLRCMTDLLQLKSGWKYVINLCGQDFPLKTNLEIIRHLKIFKGKNITPGVLPPEHAKMRTKFVFKQILSPNNSHVVKTKELKSPPPHNITIYFGSAYYALTVEFVEFILKDQRALDLLQWSRDTYSPDEHYWVTLNRMPDAPGSMPEAGWKGNLRAIKWSNLKDHDGCHGALRRNVVPERWHLPLTCCSGRRIAKR
- the LOC140713632 gene encoding N-acetyllactosaminide beta-1,6-N-acetylglucosaminyl-transferase-like isoform X4; translated protein: MRVNRRVQAGGLALVGLAVGCVWIYENHLGQSGNGVRVPVRVIESGVPGWNLEPVCDSYFQGENVFLWERRQAAQSSDAGEGDPAANYCQRLQSLLHYHRSPLTAEETDFPLAFIIAVHKEFDTFETLFRTIYRPHNLYCIHVDEKSPADFQRRLHLLQTCFANVFLASRMEPVVYAGISRMEADLRCMTDLLQLKSGWKYVINLCGQDFPLKTNLEIIRHLKIFKGKNITPGVLPPEHAKMRTKFVFKQILSPNNSHVVKTKELKSPPPHNITIYFGSAYYALTVEFVEFILKDQRALDLLQWSRDTYSPDEHYWVTLNRMPDAPGSMPEAGWKGNLRAIKWSNLKDHDGCHDFRPLQF